One region of Halomonas huangheensis genomic DNA includes:
- a CDS encoding LysR family transcriptional regulator, whose protein sequence is MDHRQLGFLAALADERHFGRAARACNVTQPTLSARLKQLEGELGTALIVRGRRFEGFTAEGERVLVHARRVLAELDALRGELTSDSPLIGRFSLGVVPSALPELVPLLIRLREAFPQLSLRIRELATSALAQGLEDGQLDLVVGFPDAPAMADFACRPLYREVPVAVANPRYFQLPERLAWQQLGQFPLVLLTPEMQQRRRLNQRLEQHGVRLSQVQEASSIAALRTMLDAGCGIGVLSRGWLDVSLGQGLVACQLDDEGQRVGLLWRVEQRHSRRLDAVLAALKQG, encoded by the coding sequence GTGGACCACCGACAGCTTGGCTTCCTCGCCGCGCTGGCCGATGAACGGCATTTCGGAAGGGCGGCCAGGGCCTGCAATGTCACCCAACCGACGCTATCGGCACGCCTCAAGCAACTTGAAGGTGAGTTGGGCACAGCGCTGATCGTGCGGGGTCGCCGCTTCGAGGGCTTTACGGCGGAGGGTGAGCGGGTGTTGGTGCATGCGCGTCGCGTACTGGCCGAGCTTGACGCATTGCGCGGTGAACTGACCTCGGATAGCCCGTTGATTGGGCGCTTCAGCCTCGGCGTGGTGCCGTCGGCACTGCCCGAGTTGGTGCCGTTGCTGATACGGTTGCGTGAGGCGTTTCCCCAGTTGTCGTTGCGGATTCGTGAACTGGCAACCTCTGCGTTGGCTCAGGGGTTGGAAGACGGTCAGCTTGATCTGGTGGTCGGGTTTCCCGATGCTCCAGCCATGGCCGACTTTGCTTGTCGCCCACTGTATCGCGAAGTACCGGTAGCGGTTGCCAATCCACGCTACTTCCAATTACCCGAGCGCCTCGCCTGGCAGCAGTTGGGCCAGTTTCCACTGGTACTGCTGACACCGGAAATGCAGCAGCGGCGCAGGCTCAATCAGCGTCTTGAGCAACATGGTGTGCGGCTGAGCCAGGTTCAGGAAGCCAGTTCCATCGCCGCGCTGCGCACCATGCTTGATGCCGGTTGCGGCATAGGAGTGCTCAGTAGAGGATGGCTGGATGTATCGTTGGGGCAGGGGCTGGTGGCGTGTCAGTTGGACGACGAAGGACAGCGAGTAGGGTTACTGTGGCGAGTTGAACAGCGCCACAGTAGACGACTCGACGCCGTTCTCGCGGCGCTGAAGCAGGGGTAA
- a CDS encoding FdhF/YdeP family oxidoreductase: protein MSIETLDTESNSTPLQDESLTRHPRVSAYAGPAGGWGALRSVSRHVKRSRAPWKSVRSLLRTNQAEGFDCPGCAWGDSEHRSSFEFCENGAKAVAWEVTGKRLTAEFFTRHTVAELLGWDDFMLEDQGRLSEPLRYDPQTDRYIAVTWREAIAAIAERLAELESPDQALFYTSGRASNEAAYLYQLFVRLFGTNNFPDCSNMCHEASGIGMEASLGVGKGTVLLEDFEHADAILVFGQNPGTNHPRMLGDLRRASRRGARIVSFNPLRERGLERFADPQVPLEMATLSSQPISSRYYQPRMGGDMAAVRGIAKALFAMEERGDFQRAEAFITAHTQGIEEWETVVRSTEWMAIESQSGLSRVQLEEAATIYAASRNVICTWAMGITQHLHAVGSVREIINLLLLGGHFGRPGAGACPVRGHSNVQGDRTMGIDEKAPGWLIDALEERYGVKLPRELGYNTVESLAALEQGKAQTFIGLGGNFSRATPDTERTEAAMRKLRLNVQISTKLNRSHLVVGAETEAFILPCLGRSEVDASDEVERQAVSVEDSMSMVHASVGFKEPASPLLRSEPWIVASIAEATLLRVLPQRGENANIDWMALVANYDRIRDEIAAVIPGFDDFNLRLAKPRGFHLSNPVRELRFPTESGKACFAADPLPEAILHQQMAQRDGWLTLQTMRSHDQYNTTVYGYNDRYRGVSGQRRVLFINQIDLQRLGLADGDWVDLVGEPRNDGSERRAPSFRLVKYDIPSGCVGAYYPETNVLVALESHGADTGTPASKAIPIRLERSNRIV from the coding sequence ATGAGCATAGAAACGCTGGATACTGAATCGAATTCCACCCCATTGCAGGATGAGTCATTGACTCGCCACCCGCGTGTTTCAGCCTACGCTGGCCCGGCGGGAGGCTGGGGGGCGTTGCGCAGTGTAAGCCGGCATGTCAAACGATCTCGGGCGCCCTGGAAGAGCGTGCGTTCGCTGTTGCGGACCAACCAGGCCGAGGGATTCGATTGCCCCGGTTGCGCCTGGGGAGACTCGGAACATCGCTCGTCCTTCGAGTTTTGTGAGAATGGCGCCAAGGCCGTCGCCTGGGAGGTGACCGGCAAACGCCTGACTGCTGAATTCTTTACTCGGCATACGGTGGCAGAGTTGCTCGGCTGGGACGACTTCATGCTCGAGGACCAGGGGCGCCTGAGCGAGCCGTTGCGCTACGATCCGCAAACCGATCGCTATATTGCGGTGACCTGGCGGGAGGCCATCGCGGCTATCGCCGAGCGCCTGGCTGAGCTGGAATCTCCCGATCAGGCGCTGTTCTATACCTCTGGACGTGCCAGCAACGAAGCTGCCTATCTTTATCAGCTGTTTGTCCGTCTGTTCGGTACCAACAACTTTCCCGACTGCTCGAACATGTGTCACGAAGCCAGCGGTATTGGTATGGAGGCCAGTTTGGGTGTCGGTAAGGGCACGGTGTTGCTGGAAGATTTCGAGCACGCTGACGCGATCCTTGTCTTTGGTCAGAATCCCGGGACCAATCACCCGCGTATGCTGGGCGATCTACGTCGGGCGTCTCGCCGTGGCGCACGCATTGTCAGTTTCAATCCGTTGCGAGAGCGCGGATTGGAGCGATTTGCCGATCCTCAGGTACCGCTGGAAATGGCCACGCTGTCCAGCCAGCCGATCAGTTCGCGTTACTATCAGCCGCGCATGGGCGGTGATATGGCGGCGGTACGTGGCATAGCCAAGGCCCTGTTTGCCATGGAAGAACGGGGTGACTTTCAGCGAGCAGAGGCTTTCATTACTGCCCACACTCAAGGCATCGAGGAATGGGAAACTGTGGTTCGCTCCACCGAGTGGATGGCTATCGAATCGCAGTCGGGTCTGAGTCGTGTGCAACTGGAAGAGGCTGCCACCATCTACGCGGCGTCGCGCAATGTGATCTGCACCTGGGCAATGGGTATCACCCAGCACCTGCATGCCGTGGGTAGTGTGCGTGAAATCATCAATCTGCTGCTGTTGGGGGGCCACTTCGGGCGCCCGGGTGCGGGAGCCTGCCCGGTGCGTGGCCACTCCAATGTTCAGGGTGATCGCACCATGGGCATCGATGAGAAGGCGCCAGGCTGGTTGATCGATGCCCTCGAGGAGCGGTATGGCGTCAAGCTGCCTCGCGAACTTGGTTACAACACGGTGGAGAGTCTGGCAGCTCTGGAGCAGGGCAAGGCACAGACCTTTATTGGCCTTGGCGGCAACTTCAGTCGTGCTACGCCGGACACTGAACGGACCGAGGCAGCAATGCGCAAGCTACGGCTCAATGTGCAGATCAGCACCAAGCTCAACCGCAGTCATCTGGTGGTTGGCGCCGAGACGGAGGCCTTTATTCTGCCGTGTCTGGGGCGTAGTGAAGTCGATGCCAGTGACGAAGTGGAGCGTCAGGCGGTCAGCGTCGAAGACTCGATGTCGATGGTTCACGCCAGCGTCGGCTTCAAGGAGCCCGCCAGCCCACTATTGCGCTCGGAGCCTTGGATCGTGGCATCCATTGCCGAGGCGACTTTGTTGCGAGTCCTGCCTCAACGTGGGGAAAATGCCAATATCGATTGGATGGCGCTGGTCGCCAACTACGACCGTATCCGTGACGAGATTGCCGCGGTTATCCCCGGCTTCGACGATTTCAACCTGCGTTTGGCAAAGCCGAGAGGCTTCCACCTGAGCAATCCGGTACGAGAACTGAGGTTTCCGACCGAGAGCGGTAAGGCCTGCTTTGCTGCCGACCCGTTACCGGAAGCGATATTGCACCAGCAGATGGCGCAACGCGATGGTTGGTTGACGTTGCAGACCATGCGTAGCCACGATCAGTACAACACCACGGTATACGGATATAACGACCGTTATCGGGGAGTGTCCGGGCAGCGGCGCGTGTTGTTCATCAATCAGATTGATCTGCAACGCCTCGGGTTAGCCGATGGTGACTGGGTCGACCTGGTTGGGGAGCCCCGCAACGATGGTAGCGAACGCCGGGCTCCGAGCTTCCGGTTGGTAAAATACGACATCCCCAGTGGTTGTGTCGGTGCCTACTATCCTGAGACCAACGTGCTCGTTGCACTGGAAAGTCATGGTGCGGATACCGGGACTCCAGCCAGCAAGGCAATTCCGATCAGGCTCGAGCGCAGTAATCGGATTGTCTGA
- the cydB gene encoding cytochrome d ubiquinol oxidase subunit II — MELINLTMIWALIIGFGVIMYVIMDGFDLGVGILFPFAPDEEARDVMMNSVAPVWDGNETWLILGGAGLLAAFPLVYTIILPALYLGVFLMLAGLIFRGIAFEFRFKARRNRHWWNRAFYLGSMLATFCQGVVVGAYIQGFQVENNVYVGGPFDWLSPFTVFAGLTMIAGYALLGATWTILKSEGSVQQWAYSITPKLLIAVLIGFGVISLWTPFVDEYVRERWFGHLTVFWVLPALALLCAWQIWRSVANRSEGQPFVATLGMFIFTYLGLIASKWPYLVPPDITLQDAASAPESQLFLMLGVLFVIPVVLGYTAWSYWVFRGKVRGDGYH, encoded by the coding sequence ATGGAATTGATCAACCTCACGATGATATGGGCGCTGATCATTGGTTTTGGCGTCATCATGTACGTCATCATGGATGGCTTCGATCTGGGGGTGGGAATCCTGTTTCCCTTTGCGCCTGATGAAGAAGCGCGTGATGTGATGATGAACTCTGTTGCGCCAGTCTGGGACGGCAATGAAACCTGGCTGATCCTCGGTGGCGCCGGCCTGCTGGCGGCCTTTCCGCTGGTCTATACCATCATTCTTCCGGCGTTGTACCTGGGCGTGTTTCTGATGTTGGCGGGCTTGATATTTCGGGGCATTGCCTTCGAGTTTCGCTTCAAGGCGCGCCGCAACCGTCATTGGTGGAACCGCGCCTTCTACCTCGGGTCGATGCTGGCCACATTCTGTCAGGGTGTGGTGGTAGGGGCCTATATTCAGGGCTTTCAGGTCGAGAACAATGTTTACGTTGGCGGGCCTTTTGACTGGCTATCGCCGTTCACGGTGTTCGCCGGCCTGACCATGATCGCCGGCTATGCCTTACTCGGCGCAACCTGGACGATCCTCAAGAGTGAGGGCAGCGTCCAGCAGTGGGCTTACTCCATCACTCCGAAGTTGTTGATCGCTGTACTGATCGGGTTTGGCGTGATCAGTCTCTGGACGCCATTCGTGGATGAGTATGTTCGTGAGCGCTGGTTCGGCCACTTGACGGTCTTCTGGGTTCTGCCGGCATTGGCACTGCTGTGTGCCTGGCAGATCTGGCGCTCGGTGGCGAATCGCAGTGAAGGCCAACCCTTCGTCGCTACGCTGGGTATGTTCATATTCACCTATCTTGGCCTGATCGCCAGCAAATGGCCGTATCTGGTACCGCCGGACATCACCCTCCAGGATGCGGCATCTGCTCCTGAGTCGCAGTTGTTTCTGATGCTTGGAGTGCTGTTCGTCATTCCGGTGGTGCTGGGTTATACGGCCTGGTCCTACTGGGTGTTCCGCGGCAAGGTGCGCGGAGACGGCTATCACTGA
- the cydC gene encoding thiol reductant ABC exporter subunit CydC: MHDKRVSLSDIRVQLAPWVRLHAQRRRRLLLGMLLMLLTALSALGLLAVSGWFITASALTGAVLALGGTAALDVYTPGGGIRLFAVSRTVSRYVERLYNHDTILRLLADLRGRMFAALVSMDGERLGGRRASDWLNRLTADIDTLDALYLRLLAPPVVALLLSTALVGLVAVWIPDAALWLALGLGLVWCWLTLGQARLGLTASRHRVQTLEELRSAMMETLRGLAELEAYNALARRRQQLERIEQQLLRDQWRLSIISTVGNALAAAAIGICWLSVLAVAIAAFQVGGVSAPVMVMLPLAAMALSEGLTPLPAAFTQFGATLAAAERLNHIDVQRSNTGDADELPPGPIALRLSAVGHRYPGAMFEALHDVTFNLAAGQRLAVCGASGAGKSTLLSLITGQMALQQGHIQLAGRDIGELSPECQAHSVGCLTQQVDLFDASIADNLRVAAPDASSGRLWHALEAVALADWVEALEDGLGTRLGEGGRQLSGGQARRVALARLWLTNPGLVILDEPFAGLDASTADQVSRGIEGWLAERSVIYLVHEHDPVQPRPGMQGIGLALELGQPASAAWRKGMESVTM, from the coding sequence ATGCACGACAAACGAGTGTCCCTGAGCGATATCCGTGTCCAGTTGGCTCCGTGGGTCAGGTTGCATGCCCAGCGTCGTCGGCGTCTGTTGCTGGGCATGTTATTGATGCTGCTGACGGCTCTCTCTGCGTTGGGGCTGTTGGCCGTCTCGGGTTGGTTCATCACCGCCTCGGCATTGACCGGCGCGGTGTTGGCACTAGGCGGTACTGCAGCGTTGGATGTCTACACGCCAGGTGGAGGGATTCGCCTGTTTGCCGTCAGTCGCACGGTGTCACGCTACGTTGAGCGCCTCTACAACCATGACACCATCCTGAGGCTGTTGGCGGACTTGCGTGGGCGCATGTTTGCTGCGCTGGTCAGCATGGACGGCGAGCGGCTCGGCGGGCGACGTGCCAGTGATTGGCTCAATCGTCTTACCGCCGATATTGATACCCTCGATGCCTTGTACTTGCGATTGTTGGCACCTCCTGTGGTGGCACTACTGTTGTCGACGGCACTGGTCGGATTGGTGGCGGTGTGGATCCCTGACGCGGCCCTGTGGCTGGCGCTCGGTCTGGGGCTGGTGTGGTGCTGGCTGACATTGGGGCAGGCGCGTCTTGGCTTGACGGCCAGTCGGCATCGGGTCCAGACCCTCGAGGAGTTGCGTTCAGCAATGATGGAAACGCTACGTGGACTCGCTGAGTTGGAAGCCTATAACGCTCTGGCGCGTCGTCGTCAGCAACTGGAACGGATCGAGCAGCAACTACTGCGTGATCAGTGGCGTTTGAGCATCATCTCTACCGTTGGCAATGCGCTGGCGGCTGCCGCCATCGGGATCTGCTGGTTGAGTGTGCTCGCTGTTGCCATTGCCGCCTTTCAGGTCGGTGGCGTTTCTGCACCGGTGATGGTCATGTTGCCGCTGGCGGCCATGGCATTGAGCGAAGGGTTAACACCGTTACCGGCGGCTTTTACTCAGTTTGGCGCGACCCTGGCGGCGGCCGAGCGGCTCAATCACATCGATGTCCAGCGCTCGAACACTGGCGACGCAGACGAGCTACCTCCGGGGCCAATTGCGCTGCGGTTGTCGGCGGTTGGCCATCGTTATCCGGGCGCCATGTTTGAGGCGTTGCATGATGTCACTTTCAATCTGGCCGCTGGGCAGCGTCTGGCAGTATGCGGCGCATCCGGTGCCGGTAAATCGACACTGCTGTCGCTGATAACCGGACAGATGGCATTACAGCAGGGGCATATCCAGCTCGCGGGGCGAGATATCGGGGAGCTCTCACCTGAGTGCCAGGCTCATTCGGTGGGCTGTTTGACACAGCAGGTGGACCTGTTCGATGCCAGCATTGCCGACAATCTGCGGGTCGCTGCTCCTGATGCCAGCTCCGGTCGGCTCTGGCACGCGTTGGAAGCGGTCGCGTTGGCGGATTGGGTCGAGGCGCTGGAGGACGGCCTGGGCACCCGGCTCGGTGAAGGTGGGCGTCAGCTATCGGGTGGTCAGGCGCGGCGGGTGGCGTTGGCGCGACTATGGCTGACCAACCCCGGGCTGGTGATTCTCGATGAGCCGTTTGCCGGACTGGATGCCAGCACGGCTGATCAGGTCAGTCGAGGAATTGAGGGTTGGCTGGCCGAGCGCAGCGTCATCTACCTGGTTCATGAGCATGATCCGGTTCAGCCGCGCCCCGGTATGCAGGGGATTGGGTTGGCTCTCGAACTCGGACAACCGGCATCTGCGGCATGGCGCAAGGGCATGGAATCGGTCACCATGTAA
- a CDS encoding adenosine deaminase — MADDFLTRLPKVELHLHIEGTLEPELMFALAERNGVKLPYSDIEAARAAYDFTDLQSFLDLYFQGMSVLLTARDFHDLAIDYFRRAAAEGVVHVEMHIDPQAHLARGVSFATIMEGLLAACREARDELDLSTAMILAFLRDQPAEDALQVLEQAGPWLEHFSAVGLDSAEQGNPPSKFREVFHRAAELGLARVAHAGEEGPPTYIREALDELDVCRIDHGVRAIEDVELLERLADESIVLTVCPLSNVRLKVVEHLEQHSLPRLIDAGLNITLNSDDPAYFGGGMRENFAACQRAFDWSDETLSWLASNAIEAAFMDEQRRDLLRARLAEA; from the coding sequence ATGGCCGATGATTTTCTAACCCGTCTTCCCAAGGTTGAACTGCATCTACATATCGAGGGGACTCTGGAGCCGGAACTGATGTTTGCGCTGGCCGAGCGCAATGGAGTGAAACTGCCTTATTCGGATATCGAGGCGGCGCGAGCCGCCTACGACTTCACCGATCTGCAGTCCTTTCTCGATCTGTACTTTCAGGGCATGAGTGTATTGCTCACCGCTCGTGATTTTCATGATCTCGCCATCGACTACTTTCGGCGTGCGGCTGCCGAGGGTGTGGTGCATGTTGAGATGCATATCGATCCCCAGGCCCATCTGGCGCGTGGCGTATCCTTCGCCACCATCATGGAGGGGCTGTTGGCTGCCTGCCGTGAGGCCCGTGATGAGTTGGACCTTTCCACGGCGATGATTCTCGCCTTCCTGCGTGACCAGCCTGCCGAGGATGCCTTGCAGGTGCTGGAGCAGGCCGGCCCCTGGTTGGAGCACTTCAGTGCAGTAGGACTGGATAGTGCCGAACAGGGTAATCCGCCGAGCAAGTTCCGAGAGGTGTTTCATCGCGCAGCTGAGCTGGGCCTGGCTCGTGTGGCTCATGCCGGGGAAGAGGGGCCACCCACCTATATTCGTGAAGCTTTGGATGAACTGGATGTGTGTCGCATCGATCATGGCGTCAGAGCCATAGAGGATGTCGAACTGCTCGAGCGGCTCGCTGATGAGAGTATCGTGCTGACGGTCTGTCCGCTGTCCAATGTGCGGCTCAAGGTCGTCGAGCATCTCGAACAGCATTCCCTGCCACGCTTGATCGATGCCGGGCTCAATATCACGCTCAATTCCGACGATCCGGCCTATTTTGGCGGCGGAATGCGTGAGAATTTCGCCGCTTGCCAGCGGGCATTCGATTGGTCGGATGAAACGTTGAGTTGGTTGGCCAGCAATGCCATCGAGGCGGCTTTCATGGACGAGCAGCGCCGTGACCTGCTGCGTGCCCGGTTGGCTGAGGCCTGA
- a CDS encoding rhodanese-related sulfurtransferase yields the protein MTASSPFQSASPEIVVCAMYKFVSLDDYEALREPLLSAMIRHEVRGTLLLASEGINGTVAGRRESIDALLDWLRADPRLADLDVKESLTEKPPFLRTKVKLKREIVTMGVEGIDPRHTVGTYVEAEQWNELITDPDVLLIDTRNDYEVEVGTFEGAINPNTAAFRDFPEYVQRELDPSRHKKVAMFCTGGIRCEKSTAYLKEQGFDEVYHLKGGILKYLESVPKDQTRWQGECFVFDDRVTVNHDLDRGSYDQCHACRMPITEDDKHSGMYQQGVCCPHCHDRLSDEQKTRFAERERQMQLARERGEVHLGADAVERMEQRRQAKRQQREAARRANKTQQP from the coding sequence ATGACTGCATCATCTCCGTTCCAGTCCGCATCCCCCGAGATCGTGGTATGCGCGATGTACAAGTTTGTCAGCCTCGACGATTACGAGGCACTGCGTGAGCCACTACTTTCCGCCATGATCAGGCACGAGGTGCGTGGCACGCTGCTGCTGGCGAGTGAAGGTATCAATGGCACCGTTGCCGGTCGCCGCGAGTCGATCGATGCGTTGCTCGATTGGCTGCGCGCCGACCCACGCCTCGCGGACCTCGACGTCAAGGAATCCCTGACCGAGAAGCCCCCCTTCCTGCGCACCAAGGTCAAGCTCAAGCGCGAGATCGTGACCATGGGTGTGGAAGGCATCGACCCGCGCCATACCGTAGGCACCTACGTCGAAGCCGAGCAATGGAACGAGCTGATCACCGATCCCGATGTGCTGCTGATCGATACCCGCAATGACTACGAGGTTGAAGTCGGCACCTTCGAAGGCGCCATCAATCCCAACACAGCCGCCTTCCGTGACTTCCCGGAATATGTGCAGCGCGAACTCGACCCGAGCCGTCACAAGAAAGTTGCCATGTTCTGCACCGGAGGCATTCGCTGCGAAAAGTCGACGGCCTATCTCAAGGAACAGGGCTTCGATGAGGTCTATCACCTCAAGGGGGGCATTCTGAAGTATCTGGAATCCGTACCGAAGGACCAGACTCGCTGGCAAGGCGAGTGTTTCGTCTTCGATGACCGCGTCACGGTCAATCATGACCTCGACCGCGGCAGCTACGACCAGTGCCACGCCTGCCGCATGCCGATTACCGAAGACGACAAGCACAGCGGCATGTACCAGCAGGGTGTGTGTTGCCCGCACTGCCATGACCGGCTGAGTGACGAGCAGAAGACACGCTTCGCCGAGCGGGAACGGCAGATGCAACTGGCTCGCGAGCGTGGTGAGGTTCACCTCGGCGCCGATGCAGTCGAGCGTATGGAGCAGCGTCGTCAGGCCAAGCGCCAACAACGCGAAGCCGCACGGCGGGCAAACAAGACACAGCAGCCGTAG
- the cydD gene encoding thiol reductant ABC exporter subunit CydD, producing MSRRTVEQRRWLSLAVLCGGLAGLATVGQLVLLANLIDAVIREGGGVAVVWPWGAGIVTLLAVRALLSIGQELMAQRASQRLRQRVRGEVLDHLATLGPVRLTQHHTASLAHQWVEQVEALDGFVARFWVQMRLVMLVPLVILVLVAWQDWLAAILLALTAPLIPLFMALVGMGAEALNREQFVAVARLSAHFVDRVRGITTLRLFGAGPRATLEVVAAADDYRRRSLRTLRLAFLSSAVLEFFSSVAIAVVAIYIGFGLLGDIPFGPAQDLTLFSGLLILLLAPEFFQPLRTLSQFYHDRASALAAAEGLWALLSEQPDAQRHAVQPLAEDSPLLVSLQGATLEHAGRGRVLGPLDLDIFRGDVLAISGPSGAGKSSLLQMLAGFVGAGDGQRLVAEDMHFAWMDQRPLLIHGSLADNLTLTAPDADAAQMMEALERAGLGSLVKALPEGLATSIGEGGRGLSGGQAQRLALARIFLSDAPLVLLDEPTASLDSATEQVLIAGFRRLASEGRSLVIATHHPALMAMGNRQLVLEAGREVSCTTNECP from the coding sequence TTGTCTCGGCGTACTGTTGAACAGCGTCGCTGGCTGAGTCTTGCGGTGTTGTGCGGTGGTCTCGCAGGACTTGCTACCGTTGGGCAGTTGGTGTTGCTGGCGAATTTGATCGACGCCGTTATTCGAGAGGGTGGCGGCGTCGCTGTCGTCTGGCCCTGGGGCGCGGGAATAGTGACGCTGTTGGCAGTGCGAGCCTTGCTGAGTATCGGCCAGGAGCTGATGGCTCAGCGTGCCAGCCAGCGCCTGCGTCAGCGTGTGCGTGGCGAGGTGCTTGATCACCTTGCCACGCTGGGTCCGGTACGCTTGACCCAGCATCATACTGCCTCCCTGGCGCACCAATGGGTCGAGCAGGTCGAAGCGCTGGACGGCTTTGTCGCACGCTTCTGGGTGCAGATGCGACTGGTGATGCTGGTGCCGCTGGTGATATTGGTACTGGTTGCGTGGCAGGACTGGCTGGCAGCGATACTGCTGGCGCTCACTGCGCCACTGATTCCGTTGTTCATGGCGCTGGTGGGCATGGGAGCAGAAGCACTCAACCGTGAGCAGTTTGTGGCGGTGGCACGTCTCTCTGCGCATTTCGTTGACCGGGTCCGCGGGATTACCACGCTGCGGTTGTTCGGTGCCGGCCCGCGCGCCACGCTGGAAGTGGTCGCTGCTGCCGATGACTATCGTCGTCGTAGTCTGCGAACTCTGCGTCTGGCGTTTCTTTCTTCTGCGGTGCTGGAATTCTTCTCCTCGGTGGCGATCGCCGTGGTGGCGATCTATATCGGCTTCGGCCTGCTCGGAGACATTCCCTTTGGTCCTGCTCAAGATCTCACATTGTTCAGCGGTCTACTTATTCTGCTGCTGGCGCCGGAGTTCTTTCAGCCATTGCGAACGCTTTCTCAGTTCTATCACGACCGTGCCTCGGCGCTGGCCGCTGCCGAAGGGCTTTGGGCGTTGTTGAGTGAACAACCGGACGCTCAGCGCCATGCGGTTCAGCCGTTGGCAGAAGATTCCCCTCTGTTGGTGTCATTGCAGGGCGCGACCCTGGAGCATGCCGGGCGAGGTCGAGTGCTGGGCCCTCTCGATCTGGACATATTCCGAGGCGATGTATTGGCGATCAGCGGACCCTCGGGTGCCGGGAAGTCGAGCCTATTGCAGATGCTGGCGGGCTTTGTCGGTGCCGGTGATGGGCAGCGTCTGGTCGCAGAGGACATGCACTTTGCATGGATGGATCAGCGTCCGCTGCTGATTCATGGCAGTCTCGCCGACAACCTGACCCTGACCGCTCCCGATGCTGACGCAGCTCAGATGATGGAAGCACTCGAGCGAGCGGGTCTCGGTAGTCTGGTCAAGGCCCTCCCCGAAGGCCTGGCGACCTCGATTGGTGAAGGTGGTCGCGGGTTGTCCGGGGGGCAGGCCCAACGCCTTGCCCTGGCGAGGATCTTCCTCAGTGACGCGCCGCTGGTGCTGCTGGATGAGCCTACCGCCAGCCTCGACAGCGCCACTGAGCAGGTGTTGATTGCTGGCTTTCGACGGCTGGCCAGTGAAGGACGTAGCCTGGTCATCGCCACGCATCACCCGGCATTGATGGCAATGGGTAATCGGCAACTGGTGTTGGAAGCGGGCAGGGAGGTGTCATGCACGACAAACGAGTGTCCCTGA
- a CDS encoding formate dehydrogenase accessory sulfurtransferase FdhD has product MVESPPCQDGWTTGYVDRTGLALRELQGPVELPVSLALNDMAMGTILATPDALEPLALGHAFSEGWIQRRDQVSAIQLSRLRHGLAVRLDVSESLARQAQQHRRVAASVSSCGACGASDEAQLFAGLHRLGPQPAVPSSSIVKAVERLASLRRPGLHVALGVSEQGEMLSCGHDIGRHNALDRVIGHALDSDEWPRALVISSRCSVELVQKTVHAGIATLVTLAVPSRLALEVARACDLNLICANRGHQLELLSGQAD; this is encoded by the coding sequence ATGGTTGAGTCGCCCCCGTGTCAAGATGGGTGGACCACTGGCTATGTAGACCGCACTGGTCTGGCCTTGCGTGAACTCCAGGGACCGGTCGAGTTGCCGGTGAGTCTGGCACTCAACGACATGGCCATGGGTACGATATTGGCAACACCCGACGCCCTCGAACCGTTGGCGCTGGGGCACGCCTTCAGCGAAGGCTGGATCCAGCGACGCGACCAGGTCAGTGCCATCCAGCTATCACGCCTGCGCCATGGGTTGGCGGTACGCCTGGACGTCAGCGAGTCGCTCGCGCGCCAGGCGCAGCAGCATCGCCGTGTTGCTGCCAGCGTCTCGAGTTGTGGCGCCTGTGGTGCCAGCGATGAGGCACAGCTGTTTGCTGGACTGCACAGGCTTGGTCCGCAGCCTGCGGTCCCCTCTTCCTCGATCGTGAAGGCGGTCGAACGTCTGGCATCATTGCGTCGCCCGGGCCTGCATGTCGCTCTTGGCGTATCGGAACAGGGGGAAATGTTGTCCTGTGGCCACGATATCGGTCGTCATAATGCGCTGGATAGAGTGATTGGCCATGCATTGGATAGCGATGAATGGCCTCGCGCGCTGGTGATATCCAGTCGCTGCAGTGTTGAGCTCGTGCAGAAGACCGTGCATGCCGGTATTGCCACCCTGGTAACGCTGGCGGTGCCATCGCGGCTCGCGCTGGAAGTGGCGCGCGCTTGCGACCTTAATCTGATCTGTGCCAACCGAGGGCACCAGCTGGAATTGCTCAGCGGGCAAGCCGACTGA